aaagatcctcggactagaaaataatttatagacgtccatatgctacaatgatagcaaaataaaatgccagacacattgaccagagagaaagaatgactatgtcatcccagcttagcaccacacggttttgatgtcttaaagacacaaccaagttgctataaagtctatataagatagaccaaataaatgttccaaataaagttccataaattctaaggaacctcggaaagaaagaaaggtgcatgagataaaatccgagttttattaaaggaaacCATTCCAGACATTGAGATATAAGGCTGACCAGCTGAACAACTAGGTACCATACCatatagcttgggacgccaagttataaggttattaaggtcctagataataaaatctcaaattgatttataccTTGTCTGGAACTAAaaggaactatatatatatatataagtgtgtcGACACATACATTCATAGAAAATGCGCAAGTATGTAGCACATGAATACAAAGATATGTACCGAGGATCATAAACCCACACAAGAGTACTCATAATGAATAATGAAAGaaacgtggggtttaaagtGATATATAAAAGGCGTATTGTATTGGCCATGAATATGTAAACGCCATATGATGCCCAGTGAATATATAAATCCTGAAAGAAGGATAAATCGTGAGACAGACCGGGAAAGGTCTATATAATCCAATGTGGTGGATACTACTACATATTTCACTACATATGATGTCTGGAAGAAATTCAAAATGTAGTATGCTATATATGACTcactggatgatgatgataatattattggtACCAAAAGGTTTACCAAACGGTATTGAGCTCAGAAtcaaaagatgagaaaagaagttCTCTTGAACAACATTTTCCTAAAGTTGTTCATGGACTGAATTAAATTAGTACATGTAAGCAAGTGAAGAGTTCTATAagaacaattcaaatcagtccATAGAGGAATTTTTTAAATTCCTTGTGTTTTATACTAACTAGCCTAAGATAGGTTAAATGATTATTCATTAAACCTTAGAAAAGGTTATAGACCATCACCACAAATTAGCCAAATTTTGGTAATACTTATGGTTGGCCGAATTCTCAGCATGAACCAACCAAGCTGTGGTATGAATGAATAAGCTATCATAAAGATAAGCTATAAGATCGAAGTTCATCTTTGAACAAAAGGTATAGGACCACATTATGCGTCCATATGCGACCCAACgggtccgaccatcatatatgaagataatgtagcttacattgctcaactcaaagatgggtatatcaaaggtgaccgaaccaaacatattctacccaagttcttctttacccaTGAGTTACAGAAAGCTGGAGAGGTCAACGTCCTTCAGATCCGGTCTAGTGaaaactcagccgacctcttcaccaaaaTCATTGCCCTCTTGCACATTCAGGAAGTTCACGCAACAAGATTAGCACGCGTagactcaaggaccttcagtgatgtccaaatcagggggagtaatgtgtgttgtactctttatCCTTTCTctggtttccctttttaccatattgggttttgggttttccgggagaggttttaaAGAGGCAACATTAGCATGTTACAAACcctatatggttatggcatccaagggggagtgttatgaatcatgaagtggatggtccataacatagaccatacaagttcaagactagagtccattgggggtttacatccagccacatggaagacccattcaaccttatgtctttatgagtttgaccatgtcattatgtagagtatctttgtaatcaattctccctttgactccaccttgtatgaaccactatatatagtggtgtaagcaataagaaatatacaacacattctcacaaatcttctctcaaatcttaacaatcaagttatattatgtttttaaaataaaaaggtaaataaataaataaaaatagtaatagttacaaaaaattattaaaaaaaatttttaacgtcgtcagcaaaacattaaaccctaaacttaaattctaatccctaaatccttgggtaaccTTTaatccttggataaatcctaaactctaaattaaaaacactaaaagcTAAAAcattcaagggtttagggtttaggattttagggtttatagtttttgatttAGGTTTTAGAATTTATCTAATGGTtaagagtttacccaagggtttaagattttggatttagagtttagggtttgctGTTTTGTTAAcaaagttaaaaatatttttaaattttttttttttgtaactactattattttttatttgttttgcaaTTACCGGGTACCCTTCCACAGTCCAACTGAGCAAATTAGGAAaacttttacctttttattttaaaaatataatataacttgataatattttatttttttttaaaaaagatatcaaatactcactttgtttcacaaagatagactttttagtattttcacacatattaagaaaacactttAAACtgttataataaatgtatcgttttctgtaagttttaattttcaataatttttaaccaatagtaattcaataaagtcaattaattttcttgaagtttacaattttttcatagaaaacacaaaaatacatctttgtgaaacaaactttttttctaaaaagtctatcttaatgaaacggaaagagtatgaaataacaaaattctattggttggttAATCTACATGTTCGCCTAggaggtgaacccaagaataagtcataaaagtttataacttcttatatgaaaattaaaaaaatatatcgttACAACACTGAATCTGAATCTAAAAATCTGGATgccaaccaacaaaaaaaaaagagttctatctttttttttttgtcgactatCCTTTTCTACTAGATCAAGTGGTGGCAGACGAGCCGATTCTCCGAGGAGCATCTCCGTCTGTCCGTGTCTGATCTATATGGAAAACAAATATAACCTCTTCGTCTTGCTTCTTTCGCTAGCGCGTCTGCTCGTCCATTCCTACTTCGAGGAATATGAGACAAACTCACATCCTCAAGAACCTCCTGGAGTCTTTGAAGCATCTCAATCTCTGTTGCAAAAGTAGACCACTCCATCGGGTTCATAGTCATATCCACTAAGTCCGAGCATTCTGTCTCGAACCGTATCGAATATATCCTCATTTCTCTCATACATGAGACTGCCCAAAGTAAACCTTCCATCTCATCATGCAAGTCTAAGAGACTCCTGTTGCACGCCCGTAATCCGAAAAATTCAGAGCCCAACTGATCCTTAAAACTCCACCCTAGCCCACTAACGCTGTCATTATTGATCCATGATGCATCAATTCGACATGTAGGGATTTGAGGTATCCAAGGGGGCACTATCTCCTCTTCGATAGCAGGAGGGTCATAATGATCCTCCTCTACTTCCTCTTTTTCGTTAGCCTTCCTCAAACATTCTGCCTCAAGGGACGCATGTTGGAGGATATCCATCGGGGATACAACTTTCCCATTAAAGAGTTTGCCGTTCCTcaccttccaaatgtaccaacaGATCCAAGGGAAGGTATCGAATTGTGGTCTCAGTGGAGCCACCTCTTTTCTCTTCCAAAACAGAAAGTTCATGTTTTGGAATATAGATGTACTCGGGAAATAACTCGGAAGGGACAGATAGTCCGATAAAGCCCAAACCTGAAGGgctggagggcattcaaaaagaagatgattaatCGATTCCACTGGGTCAGCACATCTAGGACAACTCCTATCGGTGTCCAGGTGTCTATATGCAAGCCTCTCTGCCGTCGCCACGCAGCCCGATATTGCTTGCCACAAGAAATGTTTCATCTTGGTGGGAGTCTTTAGCTTCCATACATGGCTTTGGAGAGTCGTAAAACTCGGTTCCATGGCCCCTTCGTGTGTAAGACTCTGCTTAGTTTCTTGGAGGAGATCATAGCCGGTTTTAACTGAGTACACTCCAGATTTTGTGTAGTTCCAAACATATCCATCTGGGGTAAGTGAGTGTGATAGTTTTAGCCCCAATATCAGCGGGATATCGTCTGGGTGGAAAAATTCTCGTAAGAGCTGTATGTCCCACTCCTTGGTATCAGTTCTAATAAAGGACTGAACAAGGAGTTGAGGTAGTCTGTACACAATATGGCTAGCAGGTCTTGGTGGTCTAGCCACTGAATCTGGGACCCAGGCCTCGCTCCAGACCCTCGTGTCTTGACCCGTACCAATAGTTCTCCGTAGTCCCGAAATGAGTAAGGGTTTCGCTGCCATAATACTACGCCATCCATATGATGGTGAGTATGTTCGACGGTCTTCTAAAGGAGAGGTGTGATTGTAATATCTTCCTTTTAGAACACGTGCCAATAAGGAGTTCGGATAATGAATTAATCTCCACAATTGTTTTGCAAGAAGCGCTATATTAAAATCATGGAGATCTCGAAAGCCTAGTCCCCCTGAAtccttgggggggggggggtacagaTCTCGTCCCATGCTATCCAATGCAAACCTCTGCTATTTTGTTTTGAACTCCACCAAAAATTTGAAGTAGTGCTCCTAAGTTTAGCAGTGATGCCTTTTGGAAGCAAATAACTTGACATCACATAGGTTGAGACTCCTTGAGCCACAGATTTAATCTGGACTTCTTTTCCCCCTTTGGAGAGGAGTCTAGATGACCAATTGTTGACTCGCCCATTTAGTCGGTCTTGTACAAAAGAGAACGCTTTCATCTTCGAGCCACATATTTGCTCTGGTAGGCCAAGATACATCCCCATGCCTCCTTCAGAAGAAAATCCAAGAACTTCTTTTATATCTTGTTTCAGAGATAAATGTACTTTGTTCCCAAAAAAGACAGAGGATTTTGACGCATTTAGTCGTTGTCCTGATGCCTTTCCATATAAGTCTAGAATGTCTATGATCTCCTTGCATTGGCTTAattccgccttacagaagaaaagactGTCATCTGCAAATAAAAGGTGGGAGATCCTTGGGCTCGCCCTAGCAACCCGAAGCCCCTCAATCTTCTTTTCCGCTTCTGCTCCGTCTAAAAGAGAGATTAAAGCTTCCGTACACATGATAAACAAAAAGGGGGAAAGATGGTCTCCTTGTCTCAAGCCTCGCCTAGGTAAGATTCGCCCTCTTGGTTGTCCATTGACTAAAATTTGGTATGTGACCGACGTGACACAACACATAATGAGGTCAACCAGTCTTTCATCAAAACCCATCTTTAGCATCAAGGCTGCTAGGAAGTTCCATTCCACTCTATCATAAGCTTTGCTCATGTCTGTTTTAATAGCCATAAAATCTTCCCTACATCTCTGGTTCGTCCGTAGAGCGTGAAAGTTTTCTTGTGCTATCAGGATATTACCAGTAATCAAACGTTTTGAAACAAAAGCAGATTGTGTCTCTGAGATCAAACGCGGAATAACCCTCTTAAGTCGCTTGCATAGTAACTTGGATATAATCTTGTAGCTAACATTGCAGAGGCTGATAGGTCTGAACTCAGTCATGTCTCGAGGTTTCTTCTTTTTAGGGATGAGGCATATATTTGTCTGGTTCAATAGTGGATCAAAGCTGCCCGTCTCGAAGAAATCTTGCACGAGTCTAATAATGTCTTGACGCATCTCGCGCCAgaatttttgaaacaatttactAGTCATGCCATCTGGTCCGGGAGCTTTGTCCGGGTTGATTTCGAAAAGAGCTTTCCTAATTTCATGTTCCGACGGTTTCTCCAAAAGTATCATATTGTCGGTGTGAGACACCTTTTCAGAAATGAATCGAAGGGAAGCGTCTAACTCTGTCGGCGAGGAGGTAGAGAAGAGATCTCGAAAGTATTGAACAGCCACGTTCTCCACCTCGATTTCACTCTCTACCAGCCTCTCATGTTTGTCTTTAATGCTAATGCTCCTATTCTGGACTCTTCGTTTTTTTGTTGTGGCATGATGGAATTTTGTGTTTCTATCCCCATCTTTATGCCACTGATCTCTACTTTTTTGCTCCCAATACATGTTTTCTTCTCGAAAAGCCATAATCAATTGTCGTCTCAAATCCTCCAATTCTTCTGTCGGCGAGGAGGTAGGGAAGAGTTCTATCTTTCTTATTAATATCTCGTTTCATATAATAACTACTGTAAAAATGTTCAGCGTTTGAAACTTTAATAACTACTACTGAGTAATAGCGACTTGTTCGACCTTTAGATGTTATAATGTTAGTGTGCTAGACACACGATTTCGTGAATCATACGGTTGACTATATCGAATggttaaatacatatatttacatattttaattttgacatGACATGCGTGAACATTGTCAAAGATGCAATGTAACAGATTTTCATAACATCCACTATTTTTATATCCATATTTATTCCTTTATAAAATTTGGTAAGTTCACACTAAGCTTGTGGACATGATAACCCAATATATATATGACGAATATCAATATACATAAGGCTATCCTTTCTAGGCTTTGCTTTTAACCGTTACTCAACTCAATGGCCTGATAATCTGATATGATAATTAgaatttaaacaaattaattaaGGATATCGTAACATTTTCATTAAACCGGAAAAATATACGATTTGATAATTCCAGATGATCGGCTGTCCTATATCCTCTTGTTATTGTTGCAGCGATTAAATCCATCGTTGTCGACAAAGGATGATAAACACCGATCTTTACACTCCAATTAAAGCATCTTTGTCCGTACAAAACGTACGGTTTCTAGTGCCACTTGAAACGTGATTCGCTGTAAAACGTTCCAACGCAAATCGTTGGCTCATTGCTGTCACACTCTAGATCCCACCGCCTTCTCCGCAACGGCATTGTCGCCGGCATGAGTTGTGGGATCTCTCTCGTACAACTTTTGGCCTAATGACTTTTGTTAAACCACTCtagaatctatattattaaaacagaagtacctttggtattgtttggaaacatgaataaaaattaaaacaagaactgtttggaaacataaataACAGAttaactactttttttttaatttacatatttagccattacatttacaataattaaatacttcctttatgtatttttttatttacagattctaccactgtatttaaaatcaatttataattgattaattataatagttgttgtttctttatggtgaaaataaaaacacaaactgaaatatatagtatataactatatattatatcaaatactttttaaaccctatttaatttagtcaatataaaaatttcgagagttcaattttcaagaaaaaaaatatatcataaaattaataataattcttagaaaactaatgcaaaaatttaaaattttagtatgtagtttcattttaaaataaattaacaaataaacaacagattaatatatgaatagtacaattacatcaaattgtatcaaattataaaaattttaatataatattatgcacaaataataagaattattatcaaacatctatatcataaaataatatattttacccTATATGtgaattacaaaacataaaaaacataaatgagatatttttataaaaccagCGGTATATGAATTTACGTTGAACATAAGTTAAATCAACCACCCGCGCGGGGGTGCGGGTCAAGTTCTAGTATCACTTAAAACCatgagatttgagttttaatatttttaattaaaaaactccacccaaacactctaaaatcacttgaaaactttaaaactccaactcttaaaatattttcaataacagtggattccacagtactttataaaatatcaagtccaataacagtggattttaagttttttaacttcatgtttcaataacagtgaatttgttattttgacataaatcacctaaaactctcAATTGAATACACCCCCTTAGCTTTTAGAATTTCTTATCATTTTAGGAATAAATTCATCAAAGTGTTTCATATCAGAAACTGAAAATGAtcttaactaatatataaaatgatgaGTCAATCAACTTATCACTAATTAGTTTTACATtgaaaatttatctaaaaatggTATGCACTAATTATAGAAATAGGGGATACAACGGAGTTTGCGGAAGAATTTTATGAGGCATTTGGTCGAAGAagacaaacagaaacaaaaaacgTAATCGACAAAGAACAACTCAAGCTGTTTTGAGAGGACATGATCAAGAAAGATCTGAATTGTCGTCTTCGAATTTTCTTCGACATGGAATCACTTAAATCACAATCTACTAACATTTTTCCGTAAAAACTTTGGCCGAACGCAGAGCCGGACCTGAGAATTTGGAACCCCtaaacgaaattaaaaaaagttataattttatctaattttttcaaagaaagactaaatttcaattatttcttttaaaacaattgcaaattttgtaatttaaaaataaaaataaaattgttttagtatttattatatttttgttaatatcaaaattataattttacatcattttataaattacttttgtcattttctcttgcatttacatattttatacattattatacTG
This genomic stretch from Brassica napus cultivar Da-Ae chromosome C9, Da-Ae, whole genome shotgun sequence harbors:
- the LOC125592718 gene encoding uncharacterized protein LOC125592718, encoding MAFREENMYWEQKSRDQWHKDGDRNTKFHHATTKKRRVQNRSISIKDKHERLVESEIEVENVAVQYFRDLFSTSSPTELDASLRFISEKVSHTDNMILLEKPSEHEIRKALFEINPDKAPGPDGMTSKLFQKFWREMRQDIIRLVQDFFETGSFDPLLNQTNICLIPKKKKPRDMTEFRPISLCNVSYKIISKLLCKRLKRVIPRLISETQSAFVSKRLITGNILIAQENFHALRTNQRCREDFMAIKTDMSKAYDRVEWNFLAALMLKMGFDERLVDLIMCCVTSVTYQILVNGQPRGRILPRRGLRQGDHLSPFLFIMCTEALISLLDGAEAEKKIEGLRVARASPRISHLLFADDSLFFCKAELSQCKEIIDILDLYGKASGQRLNASKSSVFFGNKVHLSLKQDIKEVLGFSSEGGMGMYLGLPEQICGSKMKAFSFVQDRLNGRVNNWSSRLLSKGGKEVQIKSVAQGVSTYVMSSYLLPKGITAKLRSTTSNFWWSSKQNSRGRYYNHTSPLEDRRTYSPSYGWRSIMAAKPLLISGLRRTIGTGQDTRVWSEAWVPDSVARPPRPASHIVYRLPQLLVQSFIRTDTKEWDIQLLREFFHPDDIPLILGLKLSHSLTPDGYVWNYTKSGVYSVKTGYDLLQETKQSLTHEGAMEPSFTTLQSHVWKLKTPTKMKHFLWQAISGCVATAERLAYRHLDTDRSCPRCADPVESINHLLFECPPALQVWALSDYLSLPSYFPSTSIFQNMNFLFWKRKEVAPLRPQFDTFPWICWYIWKVRNGKLFNGKVVSPMDILQHASLEAECLRKANEKEEVEEDHYDPPAIEEEIVPPWIPQIPTCRIDASWINNDSVSGLGWSFKDQLGSEFFGLRACNRSLLDLHDEMEGLLWAVSCMREMRIYSIRFETECSDLVDMTMNPMEWSTFATEIEMLQRLQEVLEDVSLSHIPRSRNGRADALAKEARRRGFKIDKLDFPQMLYIVGQEPFLSKSIAYYSDDSKHFPALKEALKADEWEELKNSRLGVFLKFHEMKFGWASRVVHYILCFQLECKKKYELWRLIGVQPVRFSLHEFEEITGLNCEYVKNLENPLVEVTDDMKEFGGRWE